ATATTTTCTTTTAAAACCGTTGGAGCTGATTCTACTAAGTCTTTAGCTTCTTTTAGCCCTAGTCCAGTTGCACTACGTACAGTTTTGATAACTGATACTTTATTTGGTCCAATAACTTTTAAAAAAACATCAAATTCTGTTTTTTCTTCATGTAAATCTTTTTCATGATTGTTATTAGAGTTCATTGACATATTAGCAGAAACTCCAAATTTTTCTTCCATTGCAGAAATAAGATCTACAACATTTATAACCGACATCTCTGATATAGCGTTTAAGATTTGTTCTTTAGTAATAGACATAACAATAATTCCTAATAAGAATTAGAATTATTTTAGATGCGATTAATACATCAAAAATAATAATCTTTAAGCGGTTTCTTTTTTCTTTTTTATAGCAGATAATGTATAAATAAGTTTCCCAGCAGCTGACATTTTTAATATGAATAAAAGTTTTATGATTGCTTCTTCATAAGTAGGCATATTTGCTAGTTGGTCGATTTCTACAATAGAGAGTAATTTTCCTTCAAAAGCGGCTCCTGTAATTTTAAAATGTGTATTCTCTTTTGAAAATTCTTTAAATAATCTAGCACCACTTCCTGGATGTGTCATAGAATAAGCGATAAAAGTAGAACCTTTTATTTTTTTTTTTAAACATTCAAAACTAGTATTTTTAATCGCTAAAGACAGTAGAGTATTTCGTACAATACTCATTTTTACTCCAATTTGACGTCCAGATTTTCGTAATTGATTTATTTTATTTACTGAAACACCTTGAGAATCTGCAGTTACAGCTGATAGTGCTATATTTGATATTTTATTGATTTTTGAAACAATTATTTTTTTTTCATTAAGATTTAATGCCATTTATCGGATTCTCCTCTAGAGAGAAATGATTTATAATTACTTTATATTAAAAACTTAATAATGATAATTTTTTTAAAAAAGAATCATGTTGGTGTTATCATATGATGATTAAGAAACAATTTTCTTAAAGTAATCAATTTAATAGTATTAGAAATATTTTTTATTACTGATTAAAAAATGGGGATACCATTATAGATAATTTTTTTTGTATCGTAAAGAAGAAATCATTTGATTAAATCGTTAAACTAGATTGATCAACCATTAATCCTATACCCATAGTTGTTGATAATACTATTTTTTTTATATATATTCCCTTCGATTGAGGAGGTTTTGATTTTTTTATAGATTCTACAAACGCATTAAAATTTTCTTTAATTTGATTTTTATCAAAACTAATTCGACCAATTGTCGAATGAACAATACCATATTTGTCATTACGATAACGAACTTGTCCGGTTTTCGCATTCTTAATAGCTTCAGCAATATTTGTTGTTATTGTACCTAATTTAGGATTAGGCATTAGACCACGAGGTCCTAATATTTGTCCTAACTGTGTTACTATTTTCATGGCATCAGGAGAAGCAATAACAACATTAAAATCGATGCCTTCTTTTTTTATTTTTTCAGCTAAATCTTCCATACCTATTAATTCTGCACCCGCTTTTTTAGCTATTTCAACATTATCACCTTGAGTAAATACAGCTACTTTAACAAATTTTCCAATACCATTTGGCAAGACTGTTGAACCTCGAATATTTTGATCTGATTTTTTGGAATTTATTCCTAGATTAATAGAAATATCGATACTTTCATCAAATTTTACTTTAGATGATTTTTTTAATAAAACTATTAATTCATCAATATTATATAATTTTTCAAAATTGATATTATTTTTAATGTTTTTGATGCGTTTAGCGATTTTAGTCATTCATTAGTCCTCGATTGTTAAACCCATAGATTTAGCGGTACCTTCAATAGAACTCATCATGCTTTCAATACTAGATCCTGTCATATCTTTGTTTTTAATTGTTGCTATTTCTTTAATTTGTGAACGATTTATGGTTCCTATTTGTTCTATTTTTGTTTTACTAGAACCTTTTTTTATATTGGACAATTTTTTCAATAAAATAGAAGCTGGAGGTGTTTTTGTAACAAATGTAAATGAACGATCAGAATAAACAGTGATAATTACTGGTATAGGTAATCCTTTCTCTATATTTTCTGTTTTTTTATTGAATAATTTACAAAATTCCATAATATTCACGCCTTTCTGACCTAATGCAGGTCCAATTGGTGGACTAGGATTAGCTGTACCTGCTGATACTTGAAGTTTAATATAAGATTGTATTTTTTTAGCCATTCTTTTATTCTCTAAATAATATATAAATTATTGTTATCTTCATAGTTAAAAAGATATTTTAGTTTTTTTCAACTTGTCTAAAATCCAGTTCTACAGGAGTAGATCTTCCAAAAATTGATACAGATACCTTCAATCTGCTTTTTTCATAATCTACTTCTTCTACAACACCATTAAAATCTGAAAAAGGACCATCATTTACACGTATCATTTCTCCAGGTTCAAATAAAGTTTTAGGTCTCGGTTTATCCCCAATTTGACGTAGTCTATTAATAATAATTTCTACTTCTTTATCACTAATAGGTGAGGGTTTATCTGATTTTCCTCCTATAAATCCTAATACTCTAGGAACATTTCTAATTAAATGCCACGTAGAATCTGTCATAATCATTTGGATTAAAACATATCCAGGAAAAAACTTATATTCACTTTTTCTACGTTGTCCACCTCGTATTTCAACAACTTCTTGAGAAGGAACCATAACTTCTCCAAATAAACTTTCCATTTTATTTAATTTGACATGTTCTCGTATTGATTGTGCTACGCGACTTTCAAATCCAGAAAAAGCTTGTAATACATACCATTTTTTTTTTTGACTATCATGCATTTTTAGAACCTTAAACTAATCACAAATGTTATTAAACGGAATATAATATTATCCAAACTCCATAAAATAAAAGATATAATAACGGTTACAGAAATAACGATGAATGTAGTATACAAAGTTTCTTTGTATTCAGGCCATATTATTTTTTGCATTTCTTTTTTTGACATTTGTATATACGAAAATAGATTTTTTCCTTTTTTTGTACATAACGAGATTCCAAGAGCACAGATAAATAAAAAAGATATAACAAATATACGAATTAATAAGTTTGTTTTATAAAGATAATAGTTCATGAAAAATGATAGAATAAATAATATAGATGCAGATAACCATTTTATTTTTTCTAAAATTTTAGATTCGTTTTGATTATGGGTATTTTTTCTCATAGTTTCTCCTAAAATTATAAAATAATATAGAAAAAATATGTTATATACTAAATATTTATTCTTCTTAATTTATGCATAAAAGTTCCATTTTGAATGGAAAGATATTTTAATCTTATTTTTAATAAAAAAATAAAAAAATAAATTAAATTCTATTTTTGAAAATAGATCTAAAGTTTTTTAAGTAAATTTAGAATTATTTAAAAATAAAAGGTGAGATTGATAATAAATGATTTTACGAAAATTTTTTTAAAAAATATAAAGTAAAATAAATATTAAAAGAAAATACGGTAGGTTCGTTCTGTTTCTAATAAAATAAATATATGCTGATACCCAGAATTGAACTGGGGACCTCACCCTTACCAAGGGTGTGCTCTACCTACTGAGCCATATCAGCAATTTTATTTATATTTTAGCGGACAGCGGGAATTGAACCCGCGTCATCAGCTTGGAAGGCTGAGGTAATAGCCATTATACGATGTCCGCATTTTATAATATTTTCGTTTTTTAAATTGGTGGGAGAAGGATTCGAACCTTCGAAGTCTATGACGGCAGATTTACAGTCTGCTCCCTTTGGCCGCTCGGGAACCCCACCTTAAAGAATATATGTTTATGCCGGCTACCGGAATCGAACTGGTGACCTACTGATTACAAGTCAGTTGCTCTACCTGCTGAGCTAAGCCGGCATTTTTTATTTTTATTTAATTAAAAACAAGAAATATTGTAAGGATTAATTTTAAAGAAACTATATTATATAATTTTTCATTTACATTGCAAGTTTTTATTAAAGAAATTTAATGATTTTTTTTAGTTTTTTATCTATTACTTACAGTAATATTTTTTTTTTGTTAAAAAAATTAGTATAATTTTTATTATATTATGTAAAAATATCTGATGCTTTTATTTTTTTTTGTGATCCGATAAAATCTACTTCTGGCTCTAACCATATATGAAATTTTTTTAAAATATGTGCATGTATTATTTTTGCTATTTGTAAAATTTCTTGAGAAGTAGCTCTGTTTATATTAATTAATATAAGTTTATTTTTATCATGTATAGCAGCATCACCAATTTTAATATTTTTGTATTTAGAATTTTCAATTAGCCACCCTCCAGAAATTTTTACCAAACCTTTTAATTGAGGATAATGTGGAAGATT
The nucleotide sequence above comes from Buchnera aphidicola (Brachycaudus tragopogonis). Encoded proteins:
- the rplK gene encoding 50S ribosomal protein L11 yields the protein MAKKIQSYIKLQVSAGTANPSPPIGPALGQKGVNIMEFCKLFNKKTENIEKGLPIPVIITVYSDRSFTFVTKTPPASILLKKLSNIKKGSSKTKIEQIGTINRSQIKEIATIKNKDMTGSSIESMMSSIEGTAKSMGLTIED
- the nusG gene encoding transcription termination/antitermination protein NusG is translated as MHDSQKKKWYVLQAFSGFESRVAQSIREHVKLNKMESLFGEVMVPSQEVVEIRGGQRRKSEYKFFPGYVLIQMIMTDSTWHLIRNVPRVLGFIGGKSDKPSPISDKEVEIIINRLRQIGDKPRPKTLFEPGEMIRVNDGPFSDFNGVVEEVDYEKSRLKVSVSIFGRSTPVELDFRQVEKN
- the rplL gene encoding 50S ribosomal protein L7/L12 gives rise to the protein MSITKEQILNAISEMSVINVVDLISAMEEKFGVSANMSMNSNNNHEKDLHEEKTEFDVFLKVIGPNKVSVIKTVRSATGLGLKEAKDLVESAPTVLKENISKEDAESLKKTLEDVGAEIEIK
- the rplJ gene encoding 50S ribosomal protein L10 encodes the protein MALNLNEKKIIVSKINKISNIALSAVTADSQGVSVNKINQLRKSGRQIGVKMSIVRNTLLSLAIKNTSFECLKKKIKGSTFIAYSMTHPGSGARLFKEFSKENTHFKITGAAFEGKLLSIVEIDQLANMPTYEEAIIKLLFILKMSAAGKLIYTLSAIKKKKETA
- the secE gene encoding preprotein translocase subunit SecE translates to MRKNTHNQNESKILEKIKWLSASILFILSFFMNYYLYKTNLLIRIFVISFLFICALGISLCTKKGKNLFSYIQMSKKEMQKIIWPEYKETLYTTFIVISVTVIISFILWSLDNIIFRLITFVISLRF
- the rplA gene encoding 50S ribosomal protein L1 — protein: MTKIAKRIKNIKNNINFEKLYNIDELIVLLKKSSKVKFDESIDISINLGINSKKSDQNIRGSTVLPNGIGKFVKVAVFTQGDNVEIAKKAGAELIGMEDLAEKIKKEGIDFNVVIASPDAMKIVTQLGQILGPRGLMPNPKLGTITTNIAEAIKNAKTGQVRYRNDKYGIVHSTIGRISFDKNQIKENFNAFVESIKKSKPPQSKGIYIKKIVLSTTMGIGLMVDQSSLTI